In Pelosinus sp. UFO1, one genomic interval encodes:
- a CDS encoding Cof-type HAD-IIB family hydrolase, with protein sequence MKPYQDFILITDLDGTLANSEHKVSPKNMEAIAHFVAQGGHFAVATGRTQKNVVSYITGLDINAPCILYNGGALFSWQEQCFLKIKHMQSIDLADYLRRLMVLFPQMCIEVFTEEQLYVITDPNNIDEHMEREKQEFVYAEISDILEKTWIKVILCDSHENLLASRNLLTVFHLENKTNNFFSAVTYLEIVGKHVSKGNMLGELLNMEEFRLKKVIAAGDFQNDIEMLRLAHCGVAPANAQEDVKKVADVIAVSNDDDLMHDIIYRIVPTLL encoded by the coding sequence GTGAAACCATATCAGGACTTTATCCTTATTACAGATTTAGATGGGACACTTGCAAACAGTGAACATAAAGTTTCACCTAAAAATATGGAGGCTATTGCTCATTTTGTAGCGCAAGGCGGACATTTTGCGGTAGCTACTGGACGTACACAAAAAAATGTTGTGTCTTATATAACTGGGCTTGATATTAATGCACCGTGTATTCTTTATAATGGCGGCGCACTGTTTTCCTGGCAGGAGCAATGCTTTCTTAAAATAAAGCATATGCAAAGCATTGATTTAGCTGATTATCTGAGACGCTTAATGGTATTATTTCCACAAATGTGTATTGAAGTTTTTACCGAAGAGCAACTTTATGTAATTACTGATCCTAACAATATTGATGAGCATATGGAACGAGAAAAACAAGAGTTCGTTTATGCCGAGATTAGTGATATATTAGAAAAAACTTGGATTAAAGTTATTCTTTGTGACAGCCACGAAAATTTACTTGCCAGCCGAAATTTATTAACAGTATTTCATCTAGAGAATAAAACAAATAACTTTTTTTCTGCAGTTACCTATTTAGAAATTGTAGGCAAGCATGTTTCTAAAGGAAATATGCTGGGTGAATTGCTGAATATGGAAGAGTTCCGCCTTAAGAAAGTGATTGCAGCAGGTGATTTCCAAAATGATATTGAAATGTTACGGCTTGCGCATTGCGGAGTTGCGCCAGCTAATGCACAAGAGGATGTAAAAAAGGTTGCAGATGTTATTGCAGTAAGTAATGATGATGATTTAATGCATGACATCATATATCGTATCGTACCAACACTGTTGTAG
- a CDS encoding DMT family transporter — protein sequence MNTQVKADIMMLIVTIFWGSSYLFMKMGLHSIPEFNLIALRFSIAFILAGIVFYKRLAKVDYKTIKYAFILGLILFLVFASITFGVKTTSASNAGFLVSFTVIFVPLFSALFLKKAPEKRVFLSAFLAIIGIGLLTLNNQLTMNAGDFLCILGAALYAIHIIVTGALTRNVDSITLGILQLGFAGVLGLLFSLSMEETALPSTTES from the coding sequence ATGAATACGCAAGTAAAAGCAGATATAATGATGTTGATTGTTACGATATTTTGGGGGTCTTCCTATTTGTTCATGAAGATGGGGCTTCATTCCATTCCAGAATTTAATTTAATCGCCTTACGATTTAGTATTGCTTTCATTTTAGCTGGAATCGTCTTTTATAAACGATTGGCAAAGGTTGATTATAAAACAATCAAATATGCATTTATCTTAGGTTTAATTTTATTTTTGGTTTTTGCCTCTATAACCTTTGGCGTAAAAACTACATCTGCTTCTAATGCTGGTTTTTTAGTCAGCTTCACAGTGATATTTGTACCCCTATTTTCGGCGCTATTTCTAAAAAAAGCACCGGAGAAAAGAGTTTTTCTCAGTGCTTTTTTAGCAATCATCGGTATCGGGTTATTAACATTAAATAACCAACTGACCATGAATGCAGGGGATTTTCTATGTATTTTAGGGGCTGCTCTATATGCCATTCACATCATTGTTACTGGGGCACTTACTAGAAATGTGGATTCGATTACCTTAGGAATTTTGCAACTTGGCTTTGCTGGGGTTTTAGGTTTATTATTCTCTCTGAGTATGGAAGAGACGGCACTCCCAAGCACAACCGAATCATGA
- a CDS encoding LysR family transcriptional regulator — protein sequence MTLFKYEVFNKIVELGSLTKAAEALNLTQSGISHGISSLESEFGFSLLTRDRSGVTLTSNGEHVLQYVREVLLRNEQLKEKIGAINGLELGTVRIGTFTTVSTQWLPEIIKRFQNQHSSINIKLFEGNYDAIHDWIANSTTDFGFVSLPTVKFFDVVPLTKDRMLCILPTDHPLSQQDTISFDQIGQEPFIMPKWGNDHDVRRILKENQVIPNVRYEVAEDQAIIAMVQNGLGISILPEMVLCNIPQNIRAINLEKNHFRKIGIATSSLKTISPAAKKFIDFVQIWLTEQNLLDY from the coding sequence ATGACGTTGTTCAAATACGAGGTCTTTAATAAGATTGTTGAATTAGGGAGTCTAACGAAAGCGGCTGAGGCACTGAATCTTACACAGTCAGGAATTAGTCATGGTATTTCCAGCCTTGAATCTGAGTTTGGCTTTTCTTTACTTACGAGAGACCGTTCCGGTGTAACTTTAACAAGTAACGGAGAACATGTATTACAATATGTTCGGGAGGTTTTACTCCGAAATGAACAACTTAAAGAAAAGATAGGAGCAATCAATGGACTGGAACTTGGTACCGTGCGAATTGGAACCTTTACGACTGTATCTACCCAATGGCTGCCCGAAATCATAAAACGATTTCAAAATCAGCATTCTTCTATAAACATAAAATTATTTGAAGGTAATTATGATGCTATTCATGACTGGATCGCAAATAGTACAACTGATTTTGGCTTTGTCTCTTTGCCAACAGTCAAATTTTTTGACGTAGTTCCCTTAACAAAAGACAGAATGCTTTGCATCTTACCCACCGATCATCCATTGAGTCAGCAAGATACAATTTCTTTTGATCAAATTGGGCAAGAGCCTTTTATTATGCCTAAGTGGGGTAATGATCATGACGTAAGACGTATCTTAAAAGAAAATCAAGTAATCCCCAACGTCAGGTATGAAGTGGCAGAAGATCAAGCGATTATAGCCATGGTACAAAATGGCCTAGGGATCAGCATCCTTCCCGAAATGGTTTTATGTAATATCCCACAAAATATTCGTGCCATAAATTTAGAAAAAAATCATTTTCGCAAGATAGGAATTGCAACATCTTCTTTGAAAACCATTTCGCCTGCTGCAAAAAAATTTATTGATTTTGTTCAAATTTGGCTAACCGAGCAAAATTTATTAGATTATTAA
- a CDS encoding MFS transporter, translated as MNANTRVIDRELDPFSTSNGMCQSDAVSTVHYRWKVLIASVMGYSMDGLDMLILSFVMTAVMSTFGLSLAEGGLVATITLMGAVIGGYIFGILADYQGRVKVFSLTIIIFSVFTGLTAFANSFTELNIYRFLAGLGLGGEFGIGMTLVAETWPKEKRARASGGVAIGWQLGVLAAAAVSAYVLPAYGWRAVFLVGALPAVFAAWARWGLEEPQMWVKKNQMKNMLREKLSRNEPLTEEEKAIYNQAAKFPLLHLFANRKITITTLGLTVMTSVQNIGYYGIMIWLPTILMNKHGLNLNKTSAWMAATVLGMMVGIAVFGYFADKVGRRPAYITFQLMSAICIWIYSGLSDPIHLLFGGAILGFFCNGMMAGYGALLSENYPTEARSTAENFIFNTGRAVGGFAPVAIGMLAAQYTLSGALALLAFIYIAAAINVYFLIPETKGKELIE; from the coding sequence ATGAACGCAAATACGAGAGTAATTGACAGAGAACTAGACCCTTTTTCTACTTCCAATGGGATGTGCCAAAGTGATGCAGTATCTACAGTACATTATCGCTGGAAGGTACTGATTGCTTCCGTAATGGGGTATTCCATGGACGGGCTTGATATGCTAATCTTATCTTTTGTGATGACTGCCGTCATGAGTACCTTTGGGTTAAGTTTGGCAGAAGGCGGGCTTGTAGCCACCATTACTTTGATGGGAGCAGTTATAGGGGGATACATATTTGGGATTTTAGCAGACTACCAAGGAAGGGTTAAAGTATTTTCTCTTACTATCATTATTTTTTCTGTGTTTACTGGCTTAACAGCCTTTGCAAACAGTTTTACGGAATTAAATATATATCGCTTCTTAGCGGGTCTCGGCTTAGGAGGAGAATTTGGTATAGGAATGACGTTGGTCGCTGAAACTTGGCCAAAAGAAAAACGGGCAAGAGCGTCAGGGGGTGTAGCTATCGGCTGGCAATTAGGAGTTTTAGCCGCTGCTGCCGTTAGTGCTTACGTTTTGCCTGCCTATGGGTGGAGGGCAGTATTTTTAGTAGGTGCCTTACCAGCCGTATTCGCGGCATGGGCGAGATGGGGCCTTGAAGAACCCCAGATGTGGGTAAAGAAAAATCAGATGAAGAATATGCTTCGTGAAAAGTTGAGTAGGAATGAACCCTTAACTGAAGAGGAAAAAGCAATATATAACCAAGCAGCAAAATTTCCATTGTTACATTTGTTTGCCAATCGGAAAATCACGATTACAACATTAGGCCTTACCGTGATGACTAGTGTCCAAAATATCGGCTATTACGGTATTATGATTTGGTTGCCGACAATTCTTATGAACAAACATGGATTGAACTTAAATAAAACCAGTGCATGGATGGCGGCAACTGTTTTAGGAATGATGGTTGGTATTGCTGTGTTTGGCTACTTTGCAGATAAAGTTGGTAGACGACCAGCATATATAACCTTTCAACTTATGTCGGCTATTTGCATCTGGATCTACTCTGGTTTGTCTGATCCTATTCATCTACTGTTCGGTGGAGCTATTCTAGGATTCTTTTGTAATGGAATGATGGCAGGATATGGAGCATTGCTTTCCGAAAATTATCCTACTGAGGCCCGTTCCACAGCAGAGAACTTTATCTTCAACACGGGAAGAGCGGTAGGAGGATTTGCTCCGGTGGCCATTGGAATGTTGGCCGCCCAGTATACACTTTCTGGTGCTTTAGCCTTATTAGCCTTTATATATATAGCCGCAGCGATTAATGTATACTTCCTGATTCCAGAAACCAAAGGTAAAGAATTAATTGAGTAA
- a CDS encoding response regulator, with translation MLKVLIVEDEEIIRRGLVYTIDWLSMNCTVVGAAENGKEGLAMLNRYETDLVIADIIMPEMNGIEMLEAAQSLEIKPFRSIILTSYSNFDYARKALHLQVADYLLKPVDEDELRNTINRIRGSLEENKAYSNIVALTKKRDIGKLVDWDVYLNKDTLKNSYVAQTLYKIRDQYNEKISIESIAEEFDVSASYLSRKFKEATGQTFLELLTRYRIQKAIGLLKKGTYRVYEVSDLIGFSDYKHFCVVFKKYTKTSPTEFVKHIGCIIHK, from the coding sequence ATGCTCAAAGTCTTGATTGTTGAAGATGAAGAAATTATACGCAGAGGACTCGTTTACACCATTGACTGGCTGAGTATGAATTGTACGGTGGTGGGGGCAGCGGAGAATGGCAAAGAAGGACTTGCGATGCTAAATCGATATGAAACAGATCTAGTTATTGCAGATATTATTATGCCAGAAATGAATGGTATTGAAATGCTTGAAGCAGCACAAAGTCTAGAGATTAAACCATTTAGAAGTATCATTTTAACAAGCTACTCTAATTTCGACTATGCACGTAAGGCATTGCATCTGCAGGTAGCAGATTATTTACTTAAACCTGTAGATGAAGACGAACTTAGAAATACAATTAATAGAATAAGGGGCAGTCTGGAAGAAAATAAAGCATACTCGAATATTGTTGCCCTTACCAAAAAGAGAGACATTGGTAAGCTTGTAGATTGGGATGTATATCTGAACAAAGATACCCTGAAAAATAGCTATGTTGCGCAAACTTTATACAAAATTCGGGATCAGTATAATGAAAAAATTAGTATTGAATCGATTGCTGAGGAGTTTGATGTGAGCGCAAGCTATCTAAGTCGTAAGTTTAAGGAAGCAACGGGACAGACTTTTTTAGAACTATTGACACGCTACCGCATTCAGAAGGCAATTGGTTTATTAAAAAAGGGGACTTATCGAGTGTATGAAGTTTCTGATTTGATCGGTTTTAGTGATTATAAGCATTTTTGCGTAGTATTTAAGAAATATACAAAAACATCTCCTACGGAATTTGTTAAACATATTGGTTGTATTATACATAAATAA
- a CDS encoding sigma 54-interacting transcriptional regulator: MRLRMPCIDRVGLVRDISMILEQRNINIVTIEVEQEAIFLECQAVSQNKEGELIQALCDVAGVHRVEKTRFMPSKERAEQLDAVLTSVNDGILVVNCDGVIIQCNTAAVRILNMPMERMLGQTLGDNLSWNLLVSETLATGCSYRDREIFVECIGSYCVISTIPLQGNSNEVIGVVTVLRDIRDVRNLVQKMTASLPVDFGDIACTSSVMQELIAQSRRYALSDSTVLIRGETGTGKELFARALHNGSMRARGTFLPINCAAIPETLMESELFGYEEGAFTGAVKGGKPGLFELSNGGTLFLDEIGEMSVHLQVKLLRVLQERRVRRLGSSRELVVDVRVITATNRNLEEMVARGTFREDLYYRLNVIPLLLPPLRERPEDITILAEYFLGRFADKMRRPVNAFTTGAMQCLQRYDWPGNVRELENVIERAVNLVDGPQVRAEHIFLGRRTPMSVKNSSTAQCENYQTMKERLAETERLILKETLEHYHSSRRVGTVLDLSHTAVLKKMRKYGLLPE, encoded by the coding sequence TTGCGTTTACGTATGCCTTGTATTGATCGTGTGGGGTTAGTTCGCGACATTAGTATGATTCTAGAGCAACGTAATATTAATATTGTTACCATCGAAGTAGAGCAGGAAGCTATATTTCTAGAGTGTCAAGCTGTGTCACAAAACAAGGAAGGGGAATTAATTCAGGCATTATGTGACGTAGCGGGGGTACATAGAGTGGAGAAAACTAGATTTATGCCCTCAAAGGAACGGGCTGAGCAGCTTGATGCAGTATTGACCTCAGTCAACGATGGAATTTTGGTTGTCAATTGTGACGGTGTTATTATCCAATGTAATACCGCAGCAGTCCGAATTTTGAACATGCCAATGGAGCGGATGCTAGGACAAACCTTAGGGGACAATCTCTCATGGAATTTGCTAGTGTCGGAGACATTAGCAACTGGGTGCTCTTATCGGGATCGGGAAATATTTGTTGAATGCATTGGCAGCTATTGCGTAATTAGTACCATTCCTCTGCAAGGGAATAGCAATGAGGTTATTGGGGTTGTAACAGTGCTGCGAGACATTAGAGATGTAAGGAATTTAGTGCAAAAGATGACTGCTTCTCTCCCTGTAGATTTTGGAGATATTGCGTGTACTAGTTCGGTAATGCAAGAATTGATAGCTCAATCTCGCAGATACGCGTTAAGTGACTCTACCGTGTTAATTCGTGGAGAGACGGGGACAGGCAAGGAACTTTTCGCTAGGGCACTGCATAATGGATCTATGCGAGCCCGTGGTACTTTCTTACCTATTAACTGTGCAGCTATTCCGGAGACGTTGATGGAAAGCGAACTCTTTGGGTATGAGGAAGGAGCTTTTACGGGAGCAGTCAAAGGAGGAAAGCCAGGGCTGTTCGAACTGTCCAATGGAGGCACGCTTTTTCTTGACGAGATAGGAGAAATGTCGGTGCACTTACAGGTTAAACTTCTGCGAGTTCTTCAGGAGCGGCGAGTTAGACGGTTAGGTAGCTCACGAGAACTGGTGGTAGACGTACGGGTTATTACTGCTACCAACCGCAACTTAGAAGAGATGGTGGCGCGAGGAACATTTCGGGAAGATTTATATTATCGTTTAAATGTCATTCCCCTTCTCTTGCCGCCACTGCGAGAACGACCAGAGGATATTACTATCCTTGCGGAGTACTTTTTGGGACGATTTGCGGATAAAATGCGTCGTCCGGTTAATGCCTTTACTACTGGAGCCATGCAATGTTTACAAAGGTACGATTGGCCTGGTAACGTACGTGAGCTAGAAAATGTTATCGAACGAGCTGTGAATTTGGTAGATGGTCCTCAGGTTCGAGCTGAGCATATCTTTTTAGGGCGGCGTACGCCAATGAGCGTAAAAAACTCTTCAACTGCACAGTGTGAAAACTATCAGACGATGAAAGAACGTTTGGCTGAGACGGAACGACTTATTTTGAAAGAAACGTTGGAGCATTATCATTCTTCCAGGCGAGTAGGTACAGTTTTAGATTTGTCTCATACGGCAGTATTGAAAAAAATGCGTAAATATGGATTGTTACCAGAATGA
- a CDS encoding iron ABC transporter permease: MNKKLLRWDFWTSVTILSVVVFALFLIYPLFSLFISSFQDPATGSFTMENFAKFFRKKYYYQSLINSMWVTTCVTILSIIIGMTLAYFMTAFKVKGKGLVEVFVIISMLSPPFIGAYSWVLLGGRSGILTQFFSELFQMEWPSIYGFSGILLVLTLKLYPFIYLYVSGALKKIDASLIEAAESLGCSGIKKIATVIMPLLLPTMLAGALMVFMNALADFGTPMLIGEGFNVMPVMIYSEFINEVGGQANFAAAMATLMVILTSIIFLLQKYVVNRKSFTMSSLRPMQAKQLPGLKNIVMHIGIYLLVFVSMIPQFTVMYTSFLKTNGQIFVPGFSLNSYVTVFKNLTLAITNTYVYSFIAILIIVILGMLVAYITTRRKSWLTDIIDTLTMFPYIIPGSVLGITLLLAFNEDPLILSGTAMIIIVSLVIRRLPYTLRSSSAILYQISPSVEEASISLGASPLRTFFKITAVMMIPGVLSGAILSWITCINELSSSVILYTGGTKTMSVAIYTEVIRASYGTAAALSTILTLTTVFALLLFFKVSGSKDISL, from the coding sequence ATGAATAAAAAACTGCTTAGATGGGATTTTTGGACATCAGTAACGATTTTATCTGTTGTTGTATTTGCACTATTTTTAATTTATCCTTTATTCTCTTTGTTTATTAGTAGTTTTCAAGATCCAGCTACAGGGTCTTTTACAATGGAGAATTTCGCTAAATTTTTCAGAAAAAAATATTACTATCAGTCATTGATCAACAGTATGTGGGTTACTACTTGTGTTACCATACTTTCAATTATAATTGGAATGACACTTGCCTATTTTATGACGGCGTTCAAGGTGAAAGGCAAGGGGCTAGTTGAAGTATTTGTGATTATTTCCATGTTGTCACCACCCTTTATAGGTGCTTATTCTTGGGTGCTATTAGGTGGGCGAAGCGGAATACTTACTCAGTTTTTCTCCGAATTATTTCAAATGGAATGGCCATCTATTTATGGGTTTAGTGGTATACTCTTGGTACTTACATTAAAACTTTACCCTTTTATTTATTTGTATGTTTCAGGTGCGCTAAAAAAGATTGATGCATCCCTAATCGAAGCGGCAGAAAGCCTAGGATGCAGTGGCATAAAAAAAATAGCAACCGTGATTATGCCACTGTTGTTACCCACAATGCTTGCTGGTGCATTGATGGTTTTCATGAACGCATTAGCCGATTTTGGTACACCAATGCTTATTGGTGAGGGATTTAATGTTATGCCTGTTATGATTTATTCTGAGTTTATTAATGAAGTAGGCGGACAGGCCAATTTTGCTGCAGCCATGGCAACATTAATGGTTATTCTTACTTCAATAATTTTCTTATTACAAAAATACGTTGTCAATCGAAAATCTTTTACAATGAGCTCTCTTAGACCTATGCAGGCGAAACAATTGCCAGGATTAAAAAATATTGTTATGCATATAGGTATTTATTTATTAGTGTTTGTATCGATGATTCCACAATTTACTGTCATGTATACGTCCTTTTTAAAAACAAACGGGCAAATTTTTGTGCCAGGTTTTTCTTTGAATAGTTATGTTACCGTTTTTAAGAACTTGACTTTAGCAATTACCAATACTTATGTTTATTCCTTTATTGCAATTTTGATCATTGTCATACTAGGCATGCTTGTAGCTTATATTACGACACGGAGAAAAAGCTGGCTTACAGATATTATTGATACACTGACCATGTTTCCCTATATTATTCCTGGGTCAGTGCTTGGGATAACCTTGCTCCTGGCGTTTAATGAAGATCCGTTGATCTTATCTGGTACAGCAATGATTATTATTGTTTCTTTAGTAATTCGGCGTTTACCATATACCTTGCGTTCAAGCTCAGCAATTTTGTATCAAATCAGCCCCAGTGTTGAAGAGGCATCGATTAGTCTTGGTGCGTCACCGTTGCGGACTTTCTTTAAAATAACGGCGGTAATGATGATACCGGGTGTATTATCGGGAGCGATTCTGAGCTGGATTACTTGTATTAATGAATTGAGTTCATCGGTAATTTTGTACACCGGTGGAACAAAAACAATGTCAGTTGCCATTTATACAGAAGTAATTCGTGCAAGCTATGGTACTGCGGCGGCACTCTCTACAATATTGACGTTGACGACCGTTTTTGCATTGCTTTTATTTTTTAAGGTTTCCGGCAGTAAGGATATTAGTTTATAA
- a CDS encoding tyrosine phenol-lyase produces MERKYMAEPFKIKMVETIKMTTQEEREVAIERAGYNTFLLNSKECYIDLLTDSGTNAMSDNQWAGMMLGDEAYAGSVNFFELEKTVQELYGFKHVVPTHQGRGAENILSRIAIKPGDYVPGNMYFTTTRAHQEMNGATFVDIIVDAAHDSENEEPFKGNVDLKKLQDLIDRVGADKIPYICMAVTVNLAGGQPVSMENARAVSKIARQHGIKVMFDATRCIENSYFIKEREEAYKDKSIAEIVKELFSYGDGATMSGKKDCLVNIGGFLALNDEDLFQKAKQMVVLFEGMPSYGGLAGRDMEAMARGMRESVDYYYIKHRIEQVRYLGNKLDTAGVPIVKPIGGHAVFLDAKRFLPNIPQDQFPAQALAASLYTISGVRSMERGIVSAGRDGKTGKHHYPKLELVRLTIPRRVYTYAHMDVVAEAVIDLYQNRDKICGLEMVYEPPVLRFFTARFKPLK; encoded by the coding sequence ATGGAGCGTAAGTATATGGCCGAGCCTTTTAAGATTAAAATGGTGGAAACAATTAAAATGACAACACAGGAAGAAAGAGAAGTTGCGATTGAACGTGCAGGCTATAATACATTTTTACTTAATTCTAAAGAGTGTTATATTGATTTGTTAACAGATAGTGGCACAAATGCGATGAGTGATAATCAATGGGCTGGTATGATGCTCGGTGACGAAGCTTATGCTGGAAGTGTTAACTTCTTTGAATTAGAAAAAACAGTTCAGGAGCTTTATGGATTCAAACATGTTGTTCCTACTCATCAGGGACGTGGTGCAGAAAATATTTTATCTAGAATTGCTATTAAACCAGGAGATTATGTACCTGGCAATATGTACTTTACTACAACTCGGGCTCATCAAGAAATGAATGGCGCTACATTCGTAGATATTATTGTAGATGCTGCTCATGATTCGGAAAATGAAGAGCCATTTAAAGGAAATGTTGATCTGAAAAAACTGCAAGATTTAATTGATCGTGTTGGTGCTGATAAAATTCCGTATATCTGCATGGCAGTGACTGTAAACTTGGCTGGTGGTCAGCCTGTCAGTATGGAAAATGCTCGTGCAGTTAGTAAAATTGCAAGACAACATGGTATTAAAGTTATGTTTGATGCCACTCGCTGTATCGAAAATTCATATTTTATTAAAGAACGAGAAGAAGCCTATAAAGATAAATCGATTGCTGAAATTGTAAAGGAACTATTCAGCTATGGTGATGGTGCTACCATGAGTGGCAAGAAAGATTGTTTAGTAAATATCGGTGGTTTCTTAGCCTTGAATGATGAAGATTTATTTCAAAAGGCAAAACAAATGGTGGTATTATTTGAAGGAATGCCAAGTTACGGTGGATTAGCGGGTCGTGATATGGAAGCGATGGCCCGTGGTATGCGGGAATCTGTTGATTACTACTATATTAAGCATCGTATTGAACAAGTTCGCTACCTTGGCAATAAGTTAGATACCGCAGGTGTCCCTATTGTAAAACCAATCGGCGGTCATGCTGTTTTCTTAGATGCCAAACGCTTTTTACCTAATATTCCTCAAGATCAATTTCCTGCTCAAGCACTAGCAGCATCTCTTTATACGATTTCAGGTGTTCGCTCCATGGAGCGTGGTATCGTATCCGCAGGTCGGGATGGAAAAACAGGTAAACATCACTATCCTAAATTAGAATTAGTACGTTTGACAATTCCTCGTCGCGTGTATACTTACGCTCATATGGATGTGGTTGCTGAAGCGGTTATTGATCTATATCAAAATCGGGATAAAATTTGCGGCTTGGAAATGGTTTATGAACCACCAGTATTACGCTTTTTCACTGCACGCTTTAAACCACTCAAGTAA
- a CDS encoding sensor histidine kinase: MSVKVNHLKDELRRTFTLYALIPTFIISIFIFVLGFAYWNINVLERNQSRLNAACEMMSTLISGYMEKANDIAALCDINELRDNKSARVKMYEKFYQSTNNIGVHTDFYLFDEGMNRLISNQKQDPEFAELARSANWGIIGQIQRRPSVPIFTFVRSITSFGPQMDLVIGKAILEKGKITGYVLFVVPAAQLVSAVANPYVHIIVKDGYDYMPICTDEFFYTAMNKMKIEFKNADGYFSLADRKYYISRREILNGELTVFSLTSVGGIINQLTNALIILIGVLFILSLSIVISVKKQAEEKTKMIDQLVEAFSAVKDGNLDMRLTINTNNEFQIIGEAYNMMLSSLKELMQTNHEKARATVISEIKQLESQFNPHFLFNTLENVKFMIKLDPVAANKMIVSLSNLLRYSINNNSSEVTIKEDMEYTQNYLDIQKYRFGQRLNYILDIPEEINNCIVPKLIIQPIIENAVKYGFRACQHMLVEIKISITLNQLAIIIANNGTEIDEQSLYEIREMLSSTSNCSQHTGLYNVNRRIQLMYGESYGLEIMSTRHEGTTVKIILPIHKKQ; encoded by the coding sequence ATGAGTGTAAAGGTTAACCATTTAAAGGATGAGCTACGGAGAACTTTTACCCTGTATGCACTTATCCCGACTTTTATTATTTCTATTTTTATTTTTGTACTTGGCTTTGCTTATTGGAATATCAACGTACTTGAACGCAATCAAAGTAGGCTCAATGCTGCTTGCGAAATGATGAGTACGCTTATTTCCGGTTATATGGAAAAAGCCAACGACATTGCAGCATTATGCGATATCAATGAATTGCGTGATAATAAAAGTGCAAGGGTAAAAATGTATGAGAAATTTTATCAATCTACTAATAACATAGGTGTACATACCGACTTTTATCTTTTTGATGAGGGGATGAATCGGTTAATATCGAATCAAAAACAGGATCCGGAATTTGCCGAGCTTGCAAGAAGTGCAAATTGGGGGATTATAGGGCAAATCCAAAGAAGGCCGTCAGTTCCAATTTTTACTTTTGTTCGTTCTATTACTAGCTTCGGTCCGCAAATGGATCTCGTTATTGGCAAAGCAATACTCGAAAAAGGTAAAATCACTGGTTATGTTCTCTTTGTTGTGCCGGCAGCACAACTAGTAAGCGCGGTGGCAAACCCCTACGTCCATATTATTGTAAAAGACGGTTATGATTATATGCCAATTTGTACAGATGAGTTTTTTTATACTGCAATGAATAAAATGAAAATAGAGTTTAAAAATGCGGATGGTTATTTTTCACTAGCAGATAGGAAGTATTATATTAGCAGAAGAGAAATTCTAAATGGTGAGTTAACAGTATTTTCATTGACTTCTGTTGGTGGTATCATCAATCAATTGACTAATGCATTGATTATTCTTATTGGCGTATTATTCATATTATCGCTGTCTATCGTAATCAGTGTAAAAAAGCAAGCCGAGGAAAAGACAAAAATGATCGATCAACTTGTCGAGGCATTTTCAGCTGTGAAAGATGGTAATCTTGATATGCGTCTAACTATTAATACGAATAACGAGTTTCAAATTATTGGTGAAGCTTATAATATGATGCTTTCCAGCTTAAAAGAGCTCATGCAAACGAACCATGAAAAGGCCAGGGCAACGGTTATTTCCGAGATTAAACAGCTTGAGTCCCAATTTAATCCTCACTTTTTATTTAATACCTTAGAAAACGTGAAATTCATGATTAAATTGGATCCTGTTGCAGCCAATAAAATGATTGTATCCTTATCTAATTTGCTGCGCTACAGCATCAATAATAATAGCAGTGAAGTTACAATCAAAGAGGATATGGAATATACGCAAAATTATCTCGATATTCAGAAATATCGATTTGGTCAGCGTCTAAATTATATTCTTGATATACCAGAAGAAATTAATAATTGTATTGTTCCTAAGCTAATTATTCAACCCATTATTGAAAATGCTGTAAAATATGGCTTTCGTGCCTGCCAGCATATGCTTGTAGAAATTAAAATTAGCATTACCCTGAATCAGCTTGCAATTATTATTGCTAACAATGGTACGGAAATTGATGAGCAATCTCTTTATGAAATTCGCGAAATGCTATCATCTACGTCAAATTGCTCACAACATACAGGACTTTATAATGTCAATCGACGGATTCAGTTGATGTATGGTGAGTCTTATGGATTGGAAATTATGAGTACGCGTCATGAAGGGACTACCGTAAAAATTATTTTGCCAATTCATAAGAAACAGTAA